The genomic segment GGAGCGAATCCGCCCGGACGGGGAGCTGCGTCCCGAGCTGATCACCGCGGTACGGGACTGCGCCCGCGCGGTCTCCCGGGACCTGGGCGCCGGCCGCTTCTGAGCGGGCCGCCGCGACCACCCGATCCCTTCGCCCGCCGCGCCGGGCACCTGCGCGTCCGCACCCGTCCGGCTCCCCCGCGCCGCGCGCCCGCCTTCTCCCCCGCCCTGCTTCCCCGTGCCCGCGCGCCCCGCACCCGCCGCGCGCGCCGGACCCGGTGAGCGATGACCATCCCGCGGCCCCTCCCGCGCCGGCACGGCGCGGCCACCGCCGGACGGTTCCCGGGCCGTCCGCCCTCGCTCCTGACGTGCCCGTCGCGGTGTCCGCGACGGGCCGGGCGAGCGGGTCGCGCACCCCGCACCCCTTGACGCCTCTACCTCCGGGAGAAACACTGCCGTTCACCGGTCGGCATTGTCGAACACTTAACGGGAATACGCGTTAGGGTGTGGCAGTGCCAAGGGCCGGTAAAGCCCTTACAGGTGGTTACCCACCTGGGGCGCGGACCACCCGGTGGGCCCGGGTTCCGCCTCCCTCTGGACGAAGGACAAAGGAGTCACGGTGTCCAGCTCCGACATCTTCATCGGCGAGACCATCGGTACCGCCGTACTCATCCTGCTCGGCGCCGGTGTCTGCGCCGCGGTCACCCTGAAGCGTTCGAAGGCACAGAACGCGGGCTGGCTCGCCATCACCTTCGGGTGGGGATTCGCCGTGCTGACCGGCGCCTATCTGGTCGGCGGTGTCTCCGGCGCACACCTCAACCCGGCGGTCACGCTCGGCCTCGCGATCGAGGGCGGCACCGAGTGGGGCGACGTACCCCTGTATCTCGCATCCCAGCTGCTCGGCGCGATGATCGGCGCGGTCCTGGTCTGGCTGGCGTACTACGGACAGTTCCGCGCCCACCTCACCGACCCCGGGATCATCGGCGCCCAGCCCGTCGAGGAGGGCATGGTCGACCAGAGTTCCGCCCCGAAGGCCGGCCCGGTGCTCGGTGTGTTCACCACGGGCCCCGAGATCCGCAACGGCCTCCAGAACGTGGTCACCGAGATCATCGCCACCTTCGTCCTGGTCCTGGCGATCCTCACGCAGGGCCTCAACGACGAGGGCAACGGCCTCGGCGCCCTGGGCGCCCTCGTCACCGCGCTGGTCATCGTCAGCATCGGCCTCTCGCTCGGCGGCCCGACCGGGTACGCGATCAACCCGGTCCGCGACCTCGGGCCCCGTATCGTGCACGCGCTGCTGCCGCTGCCGCACAAGGGCGGTTCCGACTGGGGTTACGCCTGGGTCCCGATCGTCGGACCCCTCATCGGCGGCGCGGCGGCGGGCGGACTGTACAACGTCGCGTTCGCCTGAGCCCACCGACCCGTATCCCTCGCAGACCTCGCCGACCTCGCCGACCTCGCCGAACAGACCCCCGGGAGCACATCGTGACCGACGCACACACCACCGGCCCGTTCATCGCCGCCATCGACCAGGGCACCACCTCCAGCCGCTGCATCGTCTTCGACAAGGACGGCCGGATCGTCTCCGTCGACCAGAAGGAGCACGAGCAGATCCTCCCCAAGCCGGGCTGGGTCGAGCACGACGCGACCGAGATCTGGGAGAACGTACGGGAGGTCGTCGCGGGCGCCGTGCACAAGGCGGGCATCACCTCCGCCGACGTCAAGGCGATCGGCATCACCAACCAGCGCGAGACCACGGTGCTGTGGGACCGGAACACGGGGGAACCCGTCCACAACGCCATCGTCTGGCAGGACACCCGCACCGACGCGCTCTGCCGGGAGCTGGGCCGCAACGTCGGCCAGGACCGCTTCCGCCGCGAGACCGGACTGCCGCTCGCCTCGTACTTCGCGGGACCCAAGATCCGCTGGCTGCTCGACAACGTCGAGGGGCTGCGCGAGCGCGCCGAAGGCGGCGACATCCTCTTCGGCACGATGGACTCCTGGATCATCTGGAACCTGACCGGCGGCGCCGAGGGCGGCGTCCACGTCACTGATGTCACCAACGCCTCGCGCACCCTCCTCATGAACCTCCACGAGATGAAGTGGGACGGGCGCATCCTCAGCTCCATGGGCATCCCGGCGGCGCTGCTGCCGGAGATCCGGTCCTCCTCGGAGGTGTACGGCCCCGCCAAGGGCGGTGTGCTCGACGGCGTACCGGTGGCGTCCGCGCTCGGCGACCAGCAGGCGGCCCTGTTCGGCCAGACCTGCTTCGCGAAGGGCGAGGCGAAGTCCACGTACGGCACCGGCACGTTCATGCTGATCAACACCGGCGAGACGCCCGTCAACTCCTACAACGGCCTGCTGACGACCGTCGGTTACCGCATCGGTGACCAGAAGCCGGTCTTCGCCCTGGAGGGCTCCATCGCCGTCACCGGTTCGCTGGTGCAGTGGATGCGCGACCAGATGGGCCTGATCAAGTCGGCGGCCGAGATCGAGACGCTCGCCTCCTCGGTAGAGGACAACGGCGGCGCGTACTTCGTGCCCGCCTTCTCCGGACTGTTCGCCCCCTACTGGCGCCCCGACGCCCGCGGGGTGATCGCCGGTCTCACCCGGTACGTCACCAAGGCGCACATCGCCCGTGCCGTGCTGGAGGCCACCGCCTGGCAGACCCGTGAGATCAGCGACGCCATGACCAAGGACTCCGGCGTCGAACTGACCGCGCTGAAGGTCGACGGCGGCATGACCTCCAACAACCTGCTGATGCAGACGCTCTCCGACTTCCTGGACGCACCCGTGGTGCGGCCCATGGTCGCCGAGACCACCTGCCTCGGCGCCGCCTACGCCGCCGGCCTGGCCGTGGGCTTCTGGCCGGACACCGACGCGCTGCGCGCCAACTGGCGCCGGGCCGCCGAGTGGACGCCCCGGATGGACGCGGCCACCCGTGACCGCGAGTACAAGAGCTGGCACAAGGCCGTGGAACGTTCCATGGGCTGGCTCGACGACGAGAAGTGACGAGAGCGGACGAGGAGCACCACCATGACCACCCTGCAGAGCGTCCCCGCACTGGGAACGCACCCGGCCTCCGGTTCCCTCCCGGGCCGGGCCGAGACCCGGGACCAGCTCTCCCGCGCGACGTACGACCTCCTGGTGATCGGCGGCGGCATCCTGGGCATCTCCACCGCCTGGCATGCCGCGCAGTCCGGACTGCGGGTGGCGCTGGTGGACGCCGGTGACTTCGCCGGCGCCACCTCGTCCGCCTCCTCCAAGCTCCTCCACGGCGGCCTGCGCTACCTCCAGACGGGCGCCGTGAAGCTGGTCGCGGAGAACCACTTCGAGCGGCGCGCGGTGTCCCGTCAGGTCGCCCCGCACCTGGCCAACCCGCTCACCTTCTACCTGCCGGTCCACAAGGACGGACCGCACGGCGCCGCCAAGCTCGGGGCGGGGGTGTTCGCGTACTCGGCGCTCTCCGCGTTCGGGGACGGGGTCGGCCATGTGATCAGCCCCTCGAAGGCGCGGCGCGCCGTACCGGAACTGCGCACGGACAACCTCAAGGCCGTCGCGGTCTACGGCGACGACCAGATGAACGACGCCCGGATGGCGCTGATGACGGTGCGCGCGGCGGTCGACGCGGGCGCCGCCGTCCTCAACCACGCGGCGGTGACGGGCCTGCGGTTCACCCGGGGCCGGGTCACCGGCGCGGAGCTTCGCGACGGCACGGACGGTACGGAGTTCGGGGTGAACGCCCGGCTGGTGCTCAACGCCACCGGCCCGTGGGTCGACCACCTGCGGAGGATGGAGGACCCGGACGCCGCGCCGTCCGTCCGGCTGTCCAAGGGCGCGCACCTGGTGCTGCGGCGGACCTCTCCGTGGAAGGCCGCGCTGGCCACCCCGATCGACAAGTACCGCATCACGTTCGCCCTGCCGTGGGAGGACATGCTGCTGCTCGGCACGACGGACGAGGAGTACGAGGGCGACCCGGCGGACGTCGCGGTCACCGAGCGGGACACGGCGCAGATCCTGGACGAGGCCGCGTTCTCCGTGCGGGACCAGCAGCTGTCGCGCGATCTGATCACGTACTCCTTCGCGGGTCTGCGGGTCCTGCCCGGCGGCCCCGGCGGCACCTCGAAGGCGAAGCGCGAGACGGTCGTGACGGAGGGCCGGGGCGGGATGCTGTCGGTCGCGGGCGGCAAGTGGACGACGTTCCGCCACATCGGCCGTACGGTGATGAACAAGCTGGCCGCGCTGCCCGGCCATCCGCTCGGCGAGGACATGGAGCCGATCGCGCACCTGCCGAAGAAGCTGCCGCTGCCGGGCATCGCCAACCCCAACGCGGTCGCGCACCGGCTGCTGGTCGACGGCGGCACCCCCGGCCCGCGGATGTCGGCGGACACCGCGAGGCATCTGGCCACCCACTACGGGTCGTTGGCGTTCGACATCGCCCGGCTCGCCAACGAGGACCCGGCGCTGGCCGGGCGCATACATCCGGACGCTCCGGAGATCTGGGCGCAGGTCGCCTACGCACGCGACCACGAGTGGGCCGAGACCGCGG from the Streptomyces sp. AM 4-1-1 genome contains:
- a CDS encoding MIP/aquaporin family protein, yielding MSSSDIFIGETIGTAVLILLGAGVCAAVTLKRSKAQNAGWLAITFGWGFAVLTGAYLVGGVSGAHLNPAVTLGLAIEGGTEWGDVPLYLASQLLGAMIGAVLVWLAYYGQFRAHLTDPGIIGAQPVEEGMVDQSSAPKAGPVLGVFTTGPEIRNGLQNVVTEIIATFVLVLAILTQGLNDEGNGLGALGALVTALVIVSIGLSLGGPTGYAINPVRDLGPRIVHALLPLPHKGGSDWGYAWVPIVGPLIGGAAAGGLYNVAFA
- the glpK gene encoding glycerol kinase GlpK → MTDAHTTGPFIAAIDQGTTSSRCIVFDKDGRIVSVDQKEHEQILPKPGWVEHDATEIWENVREVVAGAVHKAGITSADVKAIGITNQRETTVLWDRNTGEPVHNAIVWQDTRTDALCRELGRNVGQDRFRRETGLPLASYFAGPKIRWLLDNVEGLRERAEGGDILFGTMDSWIIWNLTGGAEGGVHVTDVTNASRTLLMNLHEMKWDGRILSSMGIPAALLPEIRSSSEVYGPAKGGVLDGVPVASALGDQQAALFGQTCFAKGEAKSTYGTGTFMLINTGETPVNSYNGLLTTVGYRIGDQKPVFALEGSIAVTGSLVQWMRDQMGLIKSAAEIETLASSVEDNGGAYFVPAFSGLFAPYWRPDARGVIAGLTRYVTKAHIARAVLEATAWQTREISDAMTKDSGVELTALKVDGGMTSNNLLMQTLSDFLDAPVVRPMVAETTCLGAAYAAGLAVGFWPDTDALRANWRRAAEWTPRMDAATRDREYKSWHKAVERSMGWLDDEK
- a CDS encoding glycerol-3-phosphate dehydrogenase/oxidase, producing MTTLQSVPALGTHPASGSLPGRAETRDQLSRATYDLLVIGGGILGISTAWHAAQSGLRVALVDAGDFAGATSSASSKLLHGGLRYLQTGAVKLVAENHFERRAVSRQVAPHLANPLTFYLPVHKDGPHGAAKLGAGVFAYSALSAFGDGVGHVISPSKARRAVPELRTDNLKAVAVYGDDQMNDARMALMTVRAAVDAGAAVLNHAAVTGLRFTRGRVTGAELRDGTDGTEFGVNARLVLNATGPWVDHLRRMEDPDAAPSVRLSKGAHLVLRRTSPWKAALATPIDKYRITFALPWEDMLLLGTTDEEYEGDPADVAVTERDTAQILDEAAFSVRDQQLSRDLITYSFAGLRVLPGGPGGTSKAKRETVVTEGRGGMLSVAGGKWTTFRHIGRTVMNKLAALPGHPLGEDMEPIAHLPKKLPLPGIANPNAVAHRLLVDGGTPGPRMSADTARHLATHYGSLAFDIARLANEDPALAGRIHPDAPEIWAQVAYARDHEWAETADDVLRRRTTLTVRGLATDAVRAGVEDMLGAGRN